gtaaaataaaatttacttttttataatgGGGTAAAAGAATCGTtgaagatatttttgaaatttagtcATTAAGacttttactaattattttactttaatttttcgtGTCAAAAACTGGACcgaaagtggccaaaaacggtaccgttgtagtcaaaattttgaaagtgaaatttttgaaaaattttacgaaattttgtactttgatttcttacaaataattttagaaataataaattacgaatttcaactatgaatattttttttttttttttaaaccaaaaattgtaattttcaaaaaaatgaaaaaaaaaatcatcatatttttaattaaattttacaaatatataaattcacttttttttaactcaacatatataatttttacccctattcaatctgaaaaaaaaaaaatttttttcaaaaatgtcaaaaaaaaaatctttcaaaattttttttcccacttaaaataattaaaaataaatttcttaaatttcaaaaaacgatTGAAAATGTTTCCAATAAATTTCTAGTATcccagagaattttttttatttttccaaaaaaatgtcaaaaaaaaaatctttcaaaaatttttttccctcaaaataattaaaaataaatttctctaagattaaaaaaacgattgaaaacgttttcaaaaaatttctagtatcccagagaattttttttaattttccaaaaaaatgtcaaaaaaaaaatcttccaaaattttttttctcacttaaaataattaaaaaaatttctttaagattaaaaaaaacgattgaaaacattttcaaaaaatttctagtatcccagagaattttttttatttttccaaaaaaatgtcaaaaaaaaaaatctcaaaaatttttttccctcaaaataattaaaaataaatttcttaaatttaaaaaaacgattgaaaacgttttcaaaaaatttctagtatcccagataaatttttcttaattttccaaaaaaatgtcaaaaaaaaaaaatgtcaaaaatttttttccctcaaaataattaaaaataaatttctctaagattaaaaaaacgattgaaaacgttttcaaaaaatttctagtatcccagataattttttttaattttccaaaaaaatgtcaaaaaaaaaaatctcaaaaatttttttccctcaaaataattaaaaataaatttcttaaatttaaaaaaacgattgaaaacgttttcaaaaaatttctagtatcccagataattttttttaattttccaaaaaaatgtcaaaaaaaaaatctttcaaaaatttttttccctcaaaacaattaaaaaaacctCCTCAcctaaaaaacatttttcaaaaaaaagtcacccaaatttttgttttccaaaaaaatgtcaaaaattttccactccaaataataatcaaaaaattgctttctataaaaaaaatcaattatgaccttttaaaaaaaaaaaaaaatccaaaaaaattttcactaccccatatatctacatatatcgtaatcataaaaaaatttgaataataaaaagagtGATTTGTATCTCAATTGGTCTTGAATTCGGTGTCTGATGAGGTACGACACACCTCATATAAAGTCAGTAGTCTCCGTGTCCTGTCGTCCGTGTCTCACGAATCCATATGTATAGGGTGAGCAACGACGTAAATGTGCTGACTACATTGAGTTGGTATATAAGGTAGCCGGTAACCATCCAATCCTCAGACCGAGTACGATCGTCAAACTGTTTGGAGACGCGCTACTCAATTCGAAACTATTAACGActaaaccgaaccactttcgTTTAATAATCGAAGCTTCTCAACGATTTACATTAAAtccaaaacaaaattaaaagttaatcagtatttttaaaaaagtaatgacTGTACTAAACATGATCAGTGTTACGACTTATTTGCTCCTGGTCGGAGCTCTCGCGGTTTTCGTCCTAATTTTGATCGACCGCGAGGCCAGAGCCAAAAAAAAGAAGACACGCGCCCGCGTTTACATCAATCGGGGTGACAGAATCGAAATTCTCAAGCAAGCTCCCGGTCCCGAGCCCTGGCCGATTCTGGGATCGCTTTACATCCTCGCGAAATACGACGTGCCCTACAAGGCATTTAGTGTACTCGCTGAAAAATACAACAGCCAggtgattaaaataaaactcggTTCACTTCCGTGCATTATTGTTAATGGATTTGATAATATCAAAGAGGTTTTGTTCACTCGAAATTACGATTTTGACTCACGCCCAAATTTTGTGAGATACAACCGACTTTTTGGTGGCGACAAAGGCAACTGTAAGTATccaattatcatttttttaaaattatttcttacaaCCTGAGGTGATTTATCGGTAATGACTCgcgtcgataaaaaaaaaaaattctctattaattacgcggtttttttttttttgacaaaattccGTGATCTAATTCTGTTAACACAGAAAACATGAtaacaaattgttttaaattgtaaCCGGCGTCGAGTATCgatgacattgaaaaaaataaaaagtatttcaaTGCCGttgcaattttaaaataacaagaaAACTACTCAAGTGTAATGTGATCCCAAAATTCCAAGTGtacaattttatttgactgcaatgttaatttattttttatgcctatttatttatttaagtgattaattatattttatattaattatttttcagcatTGGCCTTCTCAGATTGGACAGAGCTGCAGAAATCTCGTCGCGAGATGCTCCGCAACCATACATTCCCGCGTGCCCTCACTTACAGGTACCACGAGTTGAATGTAATGATTGCATCGGAAGTGGAAAACCTGTTGGCTCACCTTGACAGACCACTCGATACGATGAAGGTCGCGGTCAAACCACTGGTACTTAGCACATGCGCCAATATATTCACCGGTTACTTCTGTGCAAGACGATTTGATTGGTCGGACAACGATTTTCGTCGGATGATTGAAAACTTTGACGGGGTCTTCTGGGAAGTAAACCAGGGATACGCTGCCGATTTTCTACCATTCTTGATGCCCTTCCACCGCAAAAACCTGGACCAAGTCGCGGAATATACCCACGAGATCAGGGAGTTCGTCGTCGATAAGATCGTCAGCGAGAGGAGACGGAATTGGGCGCCAGTGAGTGATAGCAGTGAGGAGGCCTGTTATCTGGACAATTTGATCGAGCATATACAGAGCAAGGCTTCACCTGAGATGTCCTGGGACACTGCCCTGTATGCCCTGGAGGACATAATCGGCGGTCATGCTGCGATCGGGAACCTGCTGGTCAAAGTCTTTGGATTTTTGGTCAATCATCGGCATGTCCAGGAACGGGCGCAGAAGGAAATCGATTCGCTGCACATTGTTGAGAACACTGTTGGGCTGGAGCACAAGAAAAGTCTTCCGTATGTCGAAGGGATCATCCTGGAAGCCGTCAGACTCGTCGCCAGCCCGATTGTGCCCCATGTCGCGAACAAGCACAGTTCTGTTGCTGGTAAGTTTCTTTGCTAATTTTGAATCGGTGGCTGTTTTTCGCGGTTTAGAGCAGGCACTTAATTGCTCGTGTGTTACAGGATTCAGCGTCGAAAAGGACACTTTCATTTTCCTGAACAACTACGAGCTGAACATGAGCAAGGAATTGTGGAAGGACCCAGAGTCGTTTGATCCCCAGAGATTCATCACTTCCGAGAACAAAATCCTCAAGCCAGAGTACTTTCTTCCGTTCGGCGGTGGCAGAAGGTCTTGCATGGGCTACAAATTAGTACATTACGTGAGTTTTTCAGTCCTCGCGAGTgtcctaaaaaatttcacgaTTCTTCCGGTGGAAAATCAAGTGTACAAAGTACCGGTCGGAAGTCTAGCGTTACCAAAAGTTACATTTAACTTCAGGTTTGAGAGACGATGAagttaaatacaaatattaatatatatataaaaatatatatatacacatatatgtatttttatatattaaatgatGCATTTACTTAAAATGAAGGCTCAAAGaaattatctaaatgaaattattagaTGTAAATTAgccaattttatttcaattatcaatgatttttattcattgatCCATGActgttttagtttttaattttatatattatatatactcaGATAAAAATACTcggatatgatcatatatcaTCATGTTCTAAACCTTATCAGGcattatcatatttataatgaGACTTTATAAGTTTAAATCTCATGTGATCATATGTAacaat
This sequence is a window from Microplitis mediator isolate UGA2020A chromosome 3, iyMicMedi2.1, whole genome shotgun sequence. Protein-coding genes within it:
- the LOC130666021 gene encoding cytochrome P450 307a1-like: MTVLNMISVTTYLLLVGALAVFVLILIDREARAKKKKTRARVYINRGDRIEILKQAPGPEPWPILGSLYILAKYDVPYKAFSVLAEKYNSQVIKIKLGSLPCIIVNGFDNIKEVLFTRNYDFDSRPNFVRYNRLFGGDKGNSLAFSDWTELQKSRREMLRNHTFPRALTYRYHELNVMIASEVENLLAHLDRPLDTMKVAVKPLVLSTCANIFTGYFCARRFDWSDNDFRRMIENFDGVFWEVNQGYAADFLPFLMPFHRKNLDQVAEYTHEIREFVVDKIVSERRRNWAPVSDSSEEACYLDNLIEHIQSKASPEMSWDTALYALEDIIGGHAAIGNLLVKVFGFLVNHRHVQERAQKEIDSLHIVENTVGLEHKKSLPYVEGIILEAVRLVASPIVPHVANKHSSVAGFSVEKDTFIFLNNYELNMSKELWKDPESFDPQRFITSENKILKPEYFLPFGGGRRSCMGYKLVHYVSFSVLASVLKNFTILPVENQVYKVPVGSLALPKVTFNFRFERR